A DNA window from Oryzias latipes chromosome 5, ASM223467v1 contains the following coding sequences:
- the cdk4 gene encoding cyclin-dependent kinase 4: MAQCTGLQYEPVAEIGGGAYGTVYKARDIESGKFVALKNVRVQTDQNGLPVSTVREVALLKRLEQFDHPNVVRLMDVCATKRSDQETKVTLVFEHVDQDLKTYLERAPAPGLSPERVKDLMKQLLSGLSFLHSNRVMHRDLKPENILVTSQGQVKLADFGLARIYSCHMALTPVVVTLWYRPPEVLLQSSYATPVDIWSTGCIFAEMFRRKPLFCGESEMDQLGKIFEVLGLPPEEEWPTDVTVSRKNFPLLHARPITDFVPEINEEGAQLLLQMLTFDPLKRVSAVKALEHPYFQDEEPATQTESLNQGVKSAAGGICV, encoded by the exons ATGGCGCAGTGCACCGGTCTGCAGTACGAGCCGGTGGCAGAGATCGGTGGTGGCGCATACGGGACCGTCTACAAGGCTCGCGACATCGAGAGTGGCAAGTTCGTCGCCCTGAAGAACGTGCGCGTCCAGACTGACCAAAATGGCCTCCCGGTGTCCACGGTCAGAGAGGTGGCGCTGTTGAAGCGCCTAGAGCAGTTTGACCACCCCAATGTGGTCAG GCTTATGGATGTGTGTGCCACCAAGAGATCCGACCAGGAAACCAAAGTCACTCTGGTGTTTGAGCATGTGGACCAAGACCTGAAAACGTATCTAGAGAGAGCTCCAGCTCCAGGGTTGTCACCAGAGCGCGTGAAA GACTTGATGAAGCAGTTGCTGTCTGGCCTCTCCTTCCTCCACTCAAACCGCGTGATGCACAGAGACCTGAAACCCGAGAACATTCTGGTGACCAGCCAGGGCCAGGTCAAACTAGCAGACTTTGGCTTAGCGAGGATATACAGCTGCCACATGGCCCTCACTCCTGTG GTGGTGACGTTGTGGTATCGACCCCCCGAAGTTCTGCTGCAGTCCAGCTACGCCACTCCTGTGGACATTTGGAGCACGGGCTGCATTTTTGCTGAAATGTTTAGACGCAA ACCTTTGTTCTGCGGAGAGTCAGAGATGGACCAACTTGGCAAAATCTTCGA AGTTCTTGGCTTACCCCCAGAGGAGGAGTGGCCCACTGATGTTACCGTGTCCAGAAAAAACTTCCCCCTTCTCCATGCTCGCCCAATAACAGATTTTGTTCCAGAGATAAATGAGGAGGGGGCCCAACTATTGCTG CAAATGTTGACTTTCGACCCTTTGAAACGAGTTTCGGCCGTGAAAGCTCTCGAGCATCCGTACTTCCAGGACGAGGAGCCAGCGACTCAGACAGAAAGCTTGAATCAGGGAGTAAAAAGCGCCGCAGGAGGCATCTGTGTTTGA